Within Pecten maximus chromosome 15, xPecMax1.1, whole genome shotgun sequence, the genomic segment tggtttggtttgtttaacgtcttattaacagccagggtcatttaagggcgtaccaggttttggaggtggaggaaagccgaagtacctggagaaaaaccaccggcctatggtaagtacctagcaactgccccacgtatatttcgaactcacaacccagaggtggagatAAAGATTAGGTCATAGTACCaattaaaactatatacattgtcattatacctttccttattttacattatataaaaagTAGACGAGAGAAATGCTACTTGAACAACATCCTCCAATAATGCTATTAACCAGGTCAATAGTCAAAAAGTGCTATTTACCTGGAATGAGCGCAttcatatatggattgaatagattttttaaattttcattgcggctatgaataccagtagctagctacatatcccgtggcgcgcGTTAGCGCGCCTCGGAGGgtatgtagctagctactggtattcatagccgcaatgaaaatttaaaaaatctattcaattcatatatttacataaccttgatttaaaaaatttatattgagaaaacgagaaattttattaaaaagaaaaatttgtcatgtatacgacgaaacaccaaattattagaacagccgggagatcccgcctatgcaccacgcacgagagacaatgttttcatacggttttcatagtgtattcatggtcatatgtttgttgttttcacttggtatgttcatatcagcaaaccacattaggaatgtaaatatatgtttttttttttgcctcgttcattctgattggacaatgCATTTGTCATATCACTTCATGCTCATTTGAAAATGCTGCACTAAGGTCGGATAAGCAGATGGTGTTAGTTATTATTATAGTATAATGACTAGAATGTCAACCGATCAAATCATGTGATAAAACAAAGGTATTAGGAATTTATGCTAAATCTGTGGAGGCCATTTGGCTGCAAAAATCCCACAAGTATATTATTAACCATGTTTACAGTTCTTAAAACAATGACACAGCAACTTCAGGTGCATAATGTCCCATAAATTAACTTACCCATTTTCAGATCGCGTCTCTTTGACATGGCGCACCATCTTGAACATGCCGATGTGCTCTGGGGGTCGTGTAATCAACAGCCCTGCCTCTTGTGTTCTAAATTATTTAATAACAATGTAATCATtcataaaacagaaatatatgcaagtataatttgtaatttttaGCTTTTtcgaaattaaaattttcattttacacaCAAACGTTTCAATGGTGTTTCTAAATTCAATTATTCAATAAGATAAGTAACCATAATCATGTGACAGTCATGTGACATTCATGTGACAgtcatatgatacattgtacttaccgTGCAGAAATATCATCATCCTCGTTTCCCCATCCCCAATATGAGTTAGGGTAGCCATTGATTTTTTTGAAGCTGTCAGCCTTCATAGCAATCACGCCTCCAGCATAGTTAAAGTACATGACACTGGTAAGGAAAGAAATCAGTCAGACATAAAGCAACTACGGCAAAGTGGAAAACACACCTGCTGATCACTACAGCGACCAGAGTGTGACTCCATAATCAGATGTGATATAAATAAGGTCATTTGGGCATCCACATGACATTACTGTTTCATAATGGTTGAAAACTAATTAAGTTTTTATTCTAATTCCGTATTTTCAGTCACTGTGACTAATTTCTGTGATTCAGAACGACCGACAAAGGACAACGTACTAAGACACTAGACTAAGTTCACTTTTGTCCTGcatttaaatttataattaGAGTTTAACTTACTGATATCTAGTTTCATCAATAGCAGAGGACAGCTGGCGGAGGTGATCATCGCACATGTAcaaatttttgtcattttctgGGAGAAGATCCACATCATGGAAAACAAAGCAATCAAAATTTCCAATCTTCATGGCTTCGTAAAATCCAACGTTCATCAGCTTTCCTCTGTTAAATCTATCATTACCAGCCTGTAATCAATAAAAAGACCACAGAAATACAGGATTTGATTGGCTCTTTGGTTGTCTTAAACACCTTTTTATGCAATACACAAATAAAGGATCATTTATTACAAGACATTTGCTGTAGTGAGATGACAATAAATCCCCGACATATTCCCTTCTTAGCCTTTGTATTTTAGGCCCAGAAACAATGAGATTGCTGATAATGAAATATTGCATATTATGAGACAATGTTCAAGTCCCTGGGTACATAATCCAGTCAATTTAACTTATGTATAACGAGGGGTCATACAGGTAGATAATCATCTAGACTTGCTTGTAATAACATAGTGAAACTTACTTACCCGAATCAAATTCTTAGCTACACACTACTGTATAAGAGCATTCATGTATGTAATGCTACTGTGTCAGAGAGTCAAAAATAGTACTTACTGCTACAGAATTTATTAAGCCTGGCTTCAACCTATGAGAAAGAGGAAGGCTTTCTCGGTTGAGATCAAATTCAAACTAATCAACAAAGTTGAAAAGAAAATGAGGATGATTTATTTACATATGGTCTAAATCTGACTGTTCGTATTGCAGTAATATAATATTGTGCTATCATTAAAACCTACACATAGAAggaatcatattttattttgacatttctgcAATACAATGCCAGATGGAGTTCTCTCCCCCGATATGTTGGGTTTAATCATTTATAGTGAAAACTGGCTGTATATTTAAGTTCGTAACGAGAACAAATTGATGGTGCACTCGATCTCGTTATGTGGAGTTCactgtactttttttttttaatgctgAAGACAGAATGTTATCATGGAATGCCTTCATAATCATGGATGAATTTGGTATGATCAATTAAGTAAATGGTTATTCATCCCCTATAACCATAGGTCAAGTATGAAATATTGTTTGCTTATAATGGACCAGTTGatttcatattaaatgaaaataactaTGGTTGGTCAAAAATCATTTGATGGGTATGTGTAAGACACAAGCATAGCTACATATGATGGTGGATTACTTATACCAGGAAGGTATAGATATAGAAAACTCGGTGACAAAATTATggaaaaatgagaaaaaaaattcaataatcTCAAATTTTTTACCTGAAAGAAAAACACATTTGAGTTCTTTTTGTCTGTCTAGGACATATACTGAAAACACTACCAACCTGTTCTACTAAGAACACCTGATAGTCAATGTTCTGTTTCCATAGCAAAGGATGAATCCGGTTCAACATGATCTTAAGATGATGGAGACGGTTCCTGTAAGGAATTATGATTGCAACCTTCTGAAATGAGGTACATCCCTGAGGTTTCCACTGTCCACCAAGAGCAACATGTGGATACCTCTGCTTTATCAGATCAAATGATGGTTCAGAGAAAATATCCAAATGGACCACATCTGAAATCCAGAAACCTTAATTGTTAAATTGAAACATGAGTGTAGCAGTATAGGGTCATTATTAGTATCATTGTGACATATCATGATTATCATCAGTTACTGTATTGAGGCAGCTTATACCCAAAGGGCTCAAAACTTCACTGTGAATTTGCAAATCATCATTCTACCTTAATTCACCTGACAATAAGccgtgtctggtaataagcttaAGTCCACACAAAACTTCACTGTGAATTTGCAAAATCATTATTCTACCTTAATTCATCTGACAATAagccatgtctggtaataagcttaAGTCCATCCCTATATACTACAGTttaatagaaatccaacaaatgcAATTTCAATGCACTGTATTCACATTTTCATATTCACATATGAAAATATATGTCAATCATccctttgttttgtttcaaagaTTATGACATTACGTTTTCTGACAGCAGCTATATAATACATGCTCAATTATTGATCCATTGCAAAAGAATCGCTGCTATAGGCATTGTTGATGAAGAAGTGCAACTGTTGATTCAGTTTGGCAAGGTTGCATTCCAGGTAAGACAAAAATAATGCGAGGTCCAAAGGGCCTGTAACTTTCATCTTGGGATTTGATTAAGCAATAATggcaaaatattttcaatagaCAATAAATCTCAAAGTAAGGCCAGGCCATGCCAATGCAAGTATGTTTCAAATTTTTAACCAACACACCATGATCAGACTTATTTTACCATATGCTAATTTTTATTTAACCAAATGCTATCTTACCCAGGTTATCAAAGTTTATTGGACAGATGTGTGCAGCTTTGTCTGGGTTGAGGATATGTGTCCGGACAAGGGACTCCGGGCTTGTGTAGGTACAGTGGCTGCGATAGTTAAACAGAGAAAACAGCACTAATCCTATGTAAAACACCAGTAGTGTTAGAAATAGTGGGCGCTGACAGTGCACAAGCCGCTTCTTCATACTGTTCGGTCAGTTATCAGAATATCtacaacaaaacacacaaaaatgaataaggacatatttatatataaagtgtgtaatTTCAGTCAATATTAACTTAATTTAtgaagtacatgtgtatatatgttatattcttTCACACTGCCAATATCTATACGTAATATGCACAGAGACCAATTATTTCTGTATAACTTCCTAACAcagaaatgaaatttaattcGTTCGATATATTAATTGAATAATTCATATACAGTACTATATAAAATAAGTCCTCCCTCCCGGTTTTCCTCCTATTTCCGCTTTCCAGAGCATTTGGATGATTTGCAACATTGTCAATAGggatcaaaatgaaaaaatacacTGACAAATACACCCGAAGATAaagacttg encodes:
- the LOC117343630 gene encoding beta-1,4-galactosyltransferase 3-like, with the protein product MKKRLVHCQRPLFLTLLVFYIGLVLFSLFNYRSHCTYTSPESLVRTHILNPDKAAHICPINFDNLDVVHLDIFSEPSFDLIKQRYPHVALGGQWKPQGCTSFQKVAIIIPYRNRLHHLKIMLNRIHPLLWKQNIDYQVFLVEQAGNDRFNRGKLMNVGFYEAMKIGNFDCFVFHDVDLLPENDKNLYMCDDHLRQLSSAIDETRYHVMYFNYAGGVIAMKADSFKKINGYPNSYWGWGNEDDDISARTQEAGLLITRPPEHIGMFKMVRHVKETRSENGYDGFLGWRGRWMHDGLTNPITMNYTVKHLTQHPLFTNITADIGPSAGHRIDITKDTTRETFWWFLKFYFP